In Rhodamnia argentea isolate NSW1041297 chromosome 11, ASM2092103v1, whole genome shotgun sequence, one genomic interval encodes:
- the LOC115742097 gene encoding beta-1,4-xylosyltransferase IRX14-like has protein sequence MKLSALPQSYMNRRNNSFRGPSAPSDSSPDGAMKSPAAMFWLVLHGLCCLISLVLGFRFSRLVFFLVFSTSSTAPTTTNLFTASPLRQAAEISGNLEVRSSPVAAGGALLVNKTVPRVVVGRHGIRIRPWPHPNPVEVMKAHEIIERVQREQRAQSGVKNPRAVIAVTPTYVRTFQTLHMTGVMHSLMLVPYDLVWIVVEAGGASNETASILAKSGLRTIHVGFDQRMPSTWAERHKLEAKMRLHALRIVQEEKLDGIVVFADDSNMHCMELFDEIQNVKWIGALSIGILVHSSTMTDESESSTIQQVAEEENWPVPVQGPACNSSNKLVGWHTFNTQPYEGKAAIYIDDRATVLPRKLEWAGFVLNSRLVWKDTEDKPEWVNDLDSLDGVDYVESPLSLVKDPSVVEPLGSCGRQVMLWWLRVEARSDSRFPPRWVIDPPLEITVPSKRTPWPDAPPELPSTEKAMNIRDNQVVKRPTKTRSSRSKRSSRSKRKHEARIAETEIRGKHTDQN, from the exons ATGAAGCTCTCCGCGTTGCCGCAGAGCTACATGAACCGGCGGAACAACAGCTTCCGGGGCCCTTCAGCGCCCTCCGACTCCTCGCCGGACGGTGCCATGAAGTCCCCGGCCGCCATGTTCTGGCTGGTCCTCCACGGCCTCTGCTGCCTCATCAGCCTCGTCCTTGGCTTCCGCTTCTCCCGCCTCGTCTTCTTCCTAgtcttctccacctcctccaccgCCCCCACCACCACTAACCTCTTCACCGCGTCGCCCCTCCGGCAGGCGGCAGAGATCTCCGGGAATCTGGAGGTTCGCTCCTCCCCGGTCGCCGCGGGCGGGGCTCTGCTCGTCAACAAGACGGTGCCGCGGGTGGTGGTCGGGAGGCATGGGATCCGGATCCGGCCGTGGCCGCACCCCAACCCGGTCGAGGTCATGAAGGCGCACGAGATCATAGAGCGGGTGCAGAGGGAGCAGCGAGCCCAGTCCGGAGTGAAGAACCCGAGGGCGGTCATCGCCGTCACGCCGACCTACGTAAGGACCTTCCAGACGCTCCACATGACCGGCGTGATGCACTCGCTCATGCTCGTGCCGTACGATTTGGTTTGGATTGTGGTGGAGGCCGGCGGGGCGAGCAACGAGACCGCGTCCATCCTCGCCAAGTCCGGGCTGAGGACAATCCACGTCGGGTTCGACCAGAGGATGCCGAGCACCTGGGCGGAGCGGCACAAGTTGGAGGCGAAAATGCGGCTTCACGCTTTGAG AATTGTGCAAGAGGAGAAGCTGGATGGAATTGTGGTGTTTGCGGATGATAGCAATATGCACTGCATGGAACTCTTCGATGAGATCCAGAATGTGAAATGGATCGGCGCTCTTTCGATAGGCATTCTGGTTCACTCGAGCACAATGACGGATGAGTCCGAGTCGTCAACGATTCAGCAAGTGGCGGAAGAGGAAAATTGGCCGGTGCCTGTGCAGGGTCCGGCTTGTAACTCGTCTAATAAGCTGGTCGGTTGGCACACCTTCAATACACAGCCTTATGAGGGGAAGGCTGCAATTTACATAGACGATCGAGCTACGGTGTTGCCGAGGAAGTTGGAGTGGGCAGGATTCGTACTGAACTCTAGGTTGGTTTGGAAGGATACGGAGGATAAACCAGAGTGGGTGAATGATCTAGATTCGCTCGACGGGGTTGATTATGTCGAGAGTCCCCTGTCCCTGGTGAAAGACCCTTCTGTTGTGGAGCCGCTCGGAAGCTGTGGCCGCCAAGTCATGCTCTGGTGGCTTCGCGTTGAAGCTCGTTCAGACAGCAGATTTCCTCCTCG ATGGGTAATTGACCCTCCTTTGGAGATCACTGTCCCATCAAAACGCACACCATGGCCTGATGCTCCTCCAGAGCTTCCGTCCACTGAAAAAGCAATGAACATCCGAGATAACCAAGTGGTGAAGCGTCCAACAAAAACTCGATCATCCAGATCAAAGCGGAGTTCTCGGAGTAAGAGAAAGCATGAGGCGAGAATAGCGGAGACAGAGATCAGAGGAAAGCATACTGATCAAAATTGA